The Haliaeetus albicilla chromosome 19, bHalAlb1.1, whole genome shotgun sequence genome has a segment encoding these proteins:
- the LOC104316336 gene encoding lactosylceramide 4-alpha-galactosyltransferase-like, translating into MLRMPNCLLKLTRVVLSHKLRALFILAFKFMSFASIILYWRIAEHPKGRGQLYSLPAEILCAHSVPSPPHPAVGGPPPSPGDVFFVETSERTNPSYLFMCSVESAARTHPETRVVVLMKGLASGNTSLPSHWGFSLLSCFPNVEVRPLDLTELFSGTPLANWYLQAQQRWEPYFLPVLSDACRIAIMWKFGGIYLDTDFIVLKNLKNLTNVLGTQSKYVLNGAFLSFKPKHKFMELCMQDFVDNYNSWIWGHQGPQLLTRVFKKWCSIRSLRSSTSCKGVRALPREAFYPIRWQDWKKYFEVVNSSELHQLFNNTYAVHVWNKKSQGTRLEITSQALLAQLHSHFCPATYDIMKKDSERQ; encoded by the coding sequence ATGCTCAGGATGCCCAACTGCCTGCTAAAACTGACCAGGGTGGTGCTGAGCCACAAGCTCAGGGCTCTGTTTATCCTCGCCTTTAAGTTCATGTCCTTTGCCTCCATCATATTATACTGGAGAATCGCGGAGCACCCTAAGGGCAGAGGCCAGCTCTACAGCTTGCCTGCTGAAATCCTCTGTGCTCACTCTgtgccttctcctccccatcccgcTGTTGGTGggccccctccttccccaggggaCGTGTTTTTTGTGGAGACCTCGGAGCGAACTAACCCCAGTTACCTGTTCATGTGCTCCGTGGAGTCAGCGGCCCGGACGCACCCTGAGACAAGGGTCGTGGTGCTCATGAAAGGTTTGGCAAGTGGTAACACCTCATTACCCAGCCACTGGGGCTTCTCGTTGCTGAGCTGCTTCCCCAACGTGGAAGTCCGGCCCCTGGACTTGACAGAGCTTTTCTCTGGCACACCTCTGGCAAACTGGTACTTGCAGGCTCAGCAGCGCTGGGAGCCTTATTTCTTACCCGTCCTGTCTGACGCCTGCAGAATTGCCATCATGTGGAAATTTGGTGGCATCTACCTGGACACAGACTTCATTGTGCTTAAGAACTTAAAGAACCTCACCAATGTGCTTGGTACCCAGTCCAAGTACGTTCTGAACGGAGCCTTTTTGTCCTTTAAGCCCAAACACAAGTTCATGGAGCTTTGCATGCAGGACTTTGTGGATAACTACAACAGCTGGATCTGGGGGCACCAGGGCCCACAGCTCCTAACACGTGTCTTCAAGAAGTGGTGCTCCATCAGGAGTCTTCGGAGCAGTACGAGCTGCAAAGGAGTGCGTGCTCTGCCCCGTGAGGCTTTTTATCCCATTCGGTGGCAGGACTGGAAGAAATACTTTGAAGTGGTCAACTCTTCGGAGCTTCACCAACTCTTTAATAACACCTATGCAGTGCATGTATGGAACAAGAAGAGCCAAGGGACCAGGCTGGAGATCACATCCCAGGCTTTGCTGGCTCAGCTACATTCTCACTTCTGCCCTGCCACGTATGATATCATGAAGAAGGACTCTGAACGGCAGTGA